TGTTTCGTTCATTTAAGAAGATAGGTAAAGATACAAATTTTAACCAACACAATAAATGCCATTTTGTTAAGTaaacaattatatataaaaaaatctattaGATATATAAAAGTGCATATTGAAGCCGGTGATCTCTATATATACCTAactatatacacacacacacatttatatatataattcgaaCACAAGGATTCGAAACAAACACATCGATGTATAGGTTCTTCCGATTCCCCTAATTTGATCGAAATCAAACAAAATTATTggacaaaataaatataaacacaaatctgattaaaatttaattcacAAGTACACAAATTTACAAAATGAAAATTGACAAATGAGTTATTGAATAAACTTTTTGTAAAAAGGAGACATGCATGTTAGTCCTTTGGCCTAGTCAGTTAAtattcaataaaaacaataaaaccCTTATCCATGCACGTTAGgggaaaaataatataattataaaaaaactaaaataaaataataataaaataaagtcaTATCCAGCTGTCCACGTGTCATCACATGATCCAATCATCCGACAAAAAAAGTGTCCCCCCACCCCCCCACTACCACATTAGATTGGAAAGACAGACATATCACGTGATCCCATGCACCCATTAAGAAGACCATTATTCCTCCTCCACTACTGCGGCGGTCCGGTGGGGCTGGAGTCGTTGCCCATCTTCTTCATGCTCTgttcatgatatatttttctcaGTCTCTCTATCTCCTTCTTCAGTGCCTCTTGATGAGCTGCCATTATTATCATGAAATCAATCAACTAGAGACATTTATTATggtttatttatttgttatttctTATACaaacaaagttttttttttttaaatatataaacattaccatctttaaaaattttgtcTTGAGCCAATGCTGCTATCCGCTGCTTAAGTGCGCTATTATCCACATTGAGAAGGAGCCTCTGATGGTCCAAAAATGCAACCTTTGGGGACAATGCCGACACTTCGGTCTGCGTATTTCCGTTTTACGAATTATGTAATCAAAATCAATTTTTGTACATTAAAAAAGAGATGTATGAACCTGCAATGTTGTTACACTCCTTTCAAGCTCAGAAATGTATTGCAATTTCCTCACTCTTGACCTTTGAGCTGATTGCCGGTTAGCCAAGATTCTGATTAAGATTAATgtagatgaaataaataaataaatataaagttAAAATTTAATCTTCAAAATGGATTAATAATGAAATTAATTAAGGATGTTAAATtccaatatttttatttgaataaaaaatggaTTATAATGaaattaaggaacttaaattTGATAAGTAATAAATGATGTTTGTAGAAAGGTAGTGAGTGCATGGAGAAATCAAAGTAACTATTTTTTCACCTCTTGATTCTTTTGGGATCAGCGTTGTTTCCGTTCCCAGATGCGCTGTCACAGGATTTACCAGGCGGCGGCGCCTCCTTCTGtggtttaaagcatgaattatccTCTTCCCCGGGCTCATTCTTTGGCTGCAAACGGTGGATCTCCCGAGGGGTTTCCTTGGCTTCGTTTTCGCTGTTCTGACCCGACGGCGTCGACGCATCAGAGTGAGATCCCGAGGCAGGACCCGCGGCCTCGACATCATCGGAAAACATGCTCCGGAGCTGTTCGTCATCCAGCTTCTCGAACCTGTCGTTATTATTCGTGGCGTTGGAGCTATGGGTCTCCTCCAAAAACGGAGGAGCCTCCACGAATGCAATGGGGTCGCTCACTGTTCTCCTGTGGGCGTTGCGGCGGGTGGTGGAGAAGTCGAGGAAATCATCCACCCAAGAACTGTGCGCCACGGCAGAGGTGGGCAGCGGGGGCATCACTTGGAAGGAAAACGGCGGCCAATTCTGAGACATTGCGATAGGAGCTTTGGGCGGTAGTTGTTCCATGCATTAACTAATACAAATTAGCAATAAGACCAACAGCAATTAAGGCAAGATATGTACAAGATTGAGCAAAATACTTTCAATGTTTAGGGAAATTTTGAGTGGTGTTCATGTTTAGGGACAAATGTGCAGAATgatctatctatatatataaggGTGTACTTGCCAGTTGCTACGGCCCATTCGTTAAATGGCGCACCAGCGTCCCAATAAAAGTACTATGTTCCGAGTTCGAATCTCAAACTTATAATCTCAGTAAATATTTACAGTTGTTTCTCGACAAAAACTTATtctaaaaaacaaaattaagattatttttatatttaataatgtTCCGAATTTAGGATAAAAATACAGAAAACTTGATTGTCTTTTCGAATTATTATTCAAATAGACCTATCGGATTAGACAACTTAAAATGTTTGATAACTGTCTATATTAATTATGtcgaaattatgattttaagtcttgtgttattttattatatttagttCATACTACTGTCATAtcgtatttaataaaatataaattttttatataaataaaactaatttttccAACTTTATAAAAAAGTGTCATCGAAAATTCGGTATGTTGATTGTCTGTAAACTAATATTAGTATTACGTATCTTAATTAGAACTTCGGAGAAATGTAGTGATGCTATCCTTTAATTTTGCTAACATATATTCCcagatttgatttttatttttttaaaattttgatagaaaaaataacatatgatttttatatatcttttctatttttttattagtaACTGTTTCACTCAGTCGAAATAAAGAAGTCAatttaacagtaaaaagttaTAATCTTCATTTAAGCACTATCTCAaatgatataaatattttttataataatatttataatcaaatatattaattatattatataaaaaaatataataattattcaaaGGCTAATACTTGCTAATTTTAATAGTTAATTATGTAAAATAACAATTCTTGCATGGTAAAATACTAGTATGTATGTATAAAGGCAGGACCAAGCTAGTCTGATTGGCTTATCATCTTTCTTTAAtcgtaaattttaatataaaatatatttcaaaaaatttaatataaaatctaatttttcataatgaaactttaattttttttccctcaAATCGTTTGTCCTTAATTATGTGTagacatatgtaagcaacatcAGAGAACATGGGATCATGAGGTTTGGTTTTGGATATgttaattaatattttgttttttcatTGTTGCTCAATTTGAGGTCCAAAGCTTTGAGAGTTAAAATGATAGCGtgcaattaaaaaatattaaaatgatttttagttgTTGAGTGTTAAACTACATTTGTTATTATGTACttgtgaaaataaataaataaatatatatactacGTATAAGATTTTGATAACATGTCCACCACTCATTTCTGTGCCCACCACTGAGATGACACTCACCTGTTGGACGTaatgaatcatatcaaattgtATACAAAGTAAACAAGTGGGATCAAAATGATTTTAGCCTCTGATATATAATAGTGaccaaaattataattaatccCAAATTTCCTAGTCTCTAGTTTGATGTTGGCCAAACCCATGAAGTATCATgagaattaaaaaataatagataTAATTCTATCTTAAGAGAATATATATTCATGGCCACCATGTTAATTCTCAAAGTATAAAATGTCATGGTCAAAgaaaattatagaaaaaaaCTCCATAGATCAATTTGTTGGATGGATCTCTGACATGATTCGACTCAACTATTGAAAAAGTATAACTTTGtaagataaaaatattaatttttatgaaattataaattaaatcaatcaATCTACGAGagacttatttaagaaaatttgatataattaatatatatttttaaaataatagagGTCAAATctactattttttttataattaggTGGTCCCAAAGGTAATAAGTTGAGAAAAAAAGTTAGAGCTTGTTTGAAGATAATAGGTCACATGGGGAGTGGGGGG
This window of the Primulina tabacum isolate GXHZ01 chromosome 4, ASM2559414v2, whole genome shotgun sequence genome carries:
- the LOC142543275 gene encoding basic leucine zipper 34-like: MEQLPPKAPIAMSQNWPPFSFQVMPPLPTSAVAHSSWVDDFLDFSTTRRNAHRRTVSDPIAFVEAPPFLEETHSSNATNNNDRFEKLDDEQLRSMFSDDVEAAGPASGSHSDASTPSGQNSENEAKETPREIHRLQPKNEPGEEDNSCFKPQKEAPPPGKSCDSASGNGNNADPKRIKRILANRQSAQRSRVRKLQYISELERSVTTLQTEVSALSPKVAFLDHQRLLLNVDNSALKQRIAALAQDKIFKDAHQEALKKEIERLRKIYHEQSMKKMGNDSSPTGPPQ